GATGTGAAATGGTCGAGGAGGGGAAGAACTTCACATACTCCCGCCGTGCGGGATCTGGCCTACGAGTTCCGCACCACACCGATTACAAAGGCGAGCCTCTCGATGGTACCAACAGGAACACCGTCGACGGCGTGTCTTCACTCAGCCCTGGCGGCACAATGACAAATGACGTGGGCCTGGGCTCCGACCTTGGCAACCATGGTCAAGGCCCCTTCTGgaacgaggacgacgacggtaGCGGCGAGCTTGATTTCAAGGAAGAGGATGAGTACATGGACTTGAACTAGTCTAGCGTTGGGCGGCGACGAGCAATTCCTTCCTACAAGTATCGTTTCATCTCATCTTTGTAATGTTATACCCCCATTCTTGTCTTTCTCTTTGATATTTTTGCGCTTCATTTGCACAGTTCTTTGTAATTTCCGCTCCATTTTCAGGCAATACTCTTGCACACGCATTCATACAGGTTACGGTACATCAAGAGGTTTTTCTTTACCTTATCTTTATTATTAGCTTTGGTCATTATTCTCTTTCTATTTTTCTTGATTTCTCCCCTTTGTCCCGGAGGCATATTTCACTCTCTATCATCAGGGTCGGAGGATCTGCTGGCTTTATCGCATTTTGTCTGGTTTTAAAGGCGGACGGGATATCATCGGAGTTTTTTTGCTACTTGTTTAACACGGCCTAAATGGACTTATCTGCGCTTGACATCGCTGGTGTTCATTAGTAGCCTATTTATCTTCTGGTATTCACAACTGTTTCAAACTCTATATTTGCTTCTCCTGTCTTGGATAGTTGTGACCAACCAAGCGCTCGACCATTAGctgccaaatatggcatgcTTCGTCACTCGGTTACTACGTGTGCTCCTGTTCCCCTTATATAGCCTGGAATGGGTCGAGAACGATCTGCTTTTGTGGATACGAAGCCAGCATTGGAATGATAATCAACACAGACACATACCCAACCAAGCATGATATACAAGGCGAATGAACCAGAAGCCCTTAATGTTGAAGACGTTCAAGTGAGTGAGTGACGTTTGGTCGATAGCTATTGTATACATATGCGTGTCTGCGTCACTGTCAAAAGCTACCACTCCTTTGCGGGCCTCCCGCTGCAAGCCAAAATTACAATGGCTCGAGCTGACCATGCCAacgagctttttttttaatattgtTTTTTATATCAAACAGTCTGCTTGGCCTCTGCTGCCTGGGGAATAGCAGGGCCCTTGTCGGCCAGCTCAGGCTCTCCCTCGTCCTGACGGCTAGCAGGGCCCACCTTGTCGCTCTCCTCGACGTCGGTGTTGATGAGCGTCTCGCGGAACGCCTGTCGCTTCGCTTTGAGGTACCTGCGGTCGATGTACCAGACGGCAGCGACCATAAGCATGCAGAACAGCCAGATGCCGATCGAGGATCCCCAGCCGTGCACGTCTGTTTGTTTCTGGGGTTAGCTTAAAGgtgctttttgttttcttttgtttttgcttaGGAACCAAAAGGTAAAAGGAGCCCGAAGCACAACTTACAGTAAGGAGCTTTCGACGCGGGCCACATCAACGCCTGTGCCCAAGACAGGATGGCAAAGTTGAGTGCCACCGTGGCGCCGATGATGAAGGTAACAGAGTCGGGGTCGTGCGGGAGACTGTGGGCACGAGGGTTGATATCACTGGTTATTATATAATAGATATAAAACGAGAGACAAAATGTGGTCTGAGTAGTTGATGGCATAAACTCACAGATCCGACAACCAAGCCGTAACAATCAGTGTAACACCAATTGTCATGTAGAGCATAAAGTAGCTAGCGTAGGCACCACCAATAGGCGTCGTGTCCGGGTGAGCTGTCCACACCGTCATGTATATGGTGGCGAAGAGGCCGATTATGGCCTGAGCCATAAAGATTGTCCAGCGCGACTGGAAAAGATCCGAGAGGTTGGTGAAAATCAACACTATTTATCGCGGGAGGGCGAGGTCTCTATCAGCATTTGTCCATCCAGGGGAGTGGACAGGGGAGTGGACAGGGGACGCGCTTGCGAGGGGCCATCTTACGAGCAACGATAGACACTCCACTACCGCCGATAGGGATGCCATTGACCTCGGTCACGTTCCACCTCGGGGTGCCATCGGCGTTCTTGAGCGACTTGAGGAAGACTCCAAAGTAGTACATTCCATAGTTGGCCATGTTGGCACCCATGGACAGCGGCACGATGGCGTAGAAGAGGGGCGAGGCCAGCGATCGTTTGATCGTCTTGAGCGTGATCTTAACGGGCTCTTGCTTGCCGTGGCGGTGGAGGCGCTTCATGGCCAGCTTTGCGTCACTCTCCTTGAACCAAAATGCCCAGGGGTTGGGCTTGTGCGGCAGGCCGGGGACCATCAAGAATCCAAAGCATCCCACGACGACGGTCATGAGACACTCCACTGTTTTTTTTACCTCCTGTTAGCTTTGGGTATTCAGGTGGCAAAAACCAAGAGACAAGAAAGGGGACTACTCAACCGATAAATAACCACCTCCAGGCCGCCAGGCCACCTTTGCCATCCATGGTCTTGACGACAGAGATCGCTAGAGCGCCCGACATCATGGACCCAACCGCCTGGGAACACTGATAGATGCCCATACGCTTCGCAATCTCACTTGGCGTATACCAGTAGACTGGGGGAAGAGAACAGAAAAGAATCTTTAGCAAAATATAAtcaacaacaaaacaaaccaGGTTCCCCAGTTATGTATCATCCTCAACGGGCAACTCGAAGGAGGCTTGACTCactcatcatcgtcatcatgCCTGGCCACGCGCTGCTCTCACACATTCCGAGAAAGAAGCGCAGCGCATAGATGTCGCGCGCGTTCTTCGTCACGGCGAACAGACCCGTCAGGACGCCCCAGGTTATCTCGAGGCCCGGAAGCCACCAGTTTGGGGGAATATACGTCAGGGCGATCTGGGAGGGAACAACCATGATGAGGTTGCCCAGGAGGAAGAATGTAGTAAAACTTTGTATGTCCGTGTCTCTGGGTTAATAACAAGCCCGCTAGTGAGACATCCTTTTTGAGGGGCGGCtaggaaaaagaaagcataAAAAAAGGAATGAAGAAGTGCTTTCTCACTAATTAAGCTCGTCGCCATAGAGCTGGAGATCCTCCTTCATCCCCGAGACGTAGGCATTGTTGATGTTGGTCTGATCCAGATCTTGCAGGGTTTGGTCATTTGTCAATATCACGAGGTCGACGCCAAGTGATGATGGTGCAGACGACTCCGACAGTATCACTCACATTTCATGACTGTAGCAGGAGAGGCACTTGAATGTCAGCAAGCcaaattttcttttgtttcaaCACTTTAGAGAACAAGGCTTATATACATACTCTGCGATATGCACCCAAAGGTCATGAGGCAGATGTCGAGCTTTCGCACGTAGGCTCGCTCTTCTGGTGTCCGTTCATGGCGCTTTGCAAACGCAAACTTGTCAAAAAGACCCATCTTTTACACCTTGGACAGCTCAGAGAGCCGGACTTTTCTCGGTTGTCGATGTGTGCGATATGCAAAGCGACAAGGTCGACAGGGAAGGGgtgaggaaaagaaagactACGGAACAAGGAGGCAAGGAAGGGGAGAGCAGGAACAAATATACAATCTGATCATCAGATAAACAAGGGTGCATTGGCAGGTGGGGAGAGATTTTCTGCCAGTCAAAAGTACAGACGGTTTTGTTGCCGCATTGAGAGCTACCGTTAAACCCAACCCCCACCCCCCAAACTTCATTGTTTATGGTTCGCTCACCGTGGGTGTGTTCGACGAAAACTCTGTTATTATTGAAAGAAAAATTTTGAAATTTTCGTTGGGTCACTGACTCGGCGGCGGGTGGCCGAACATGCTCGAGGAGTCGAGGGCCCTCTTGGGCGCATCCCCAATGGTTGGTAACAGGCGCGGAAGCGAGGTGGTATTTACTGCATGAACACTATTCCCGCCATGGTTCCCACTTTTGCTTCCCAAACCGGAGGAACCGAAAGTTATACGAGGGTTCGAGCTGGGGATACTTCCAACGGGGTTAGTGTCTGCATTCTCTTTTCCTTGGCTCTAGGCCCTACACCCAAGAGAAGCATGAGCTGCAAGGCTGACTTCTCCTTGAACCTCGTATATATATGGTGCCGTCTTTGCAAAACAAGTCAGTGACTTGTGTCACATGTTCTGCACGATACGCTCAGTGATGAGTGTATGATGCAAGCTGCATGCGGGCTCGACCCTGTCAGATCGTCACAGCCCTACTAGTAGACCAAAGTACAGACCGATGAACAGAAAGCTTAAATTCGAATGGCAGGCATCGGACGCAAGGAACATTTCCAGGGGTACGTCGAAGCTGCTGTGCTTGCAGTCCGACCCCCGCCGTCTCTTGTCGCAAATACAAGAGCAAACATGCCAATTTGTTTTTGGAAAGCCGCTGCCCAGCAAGGGCTAATCACACCCCATCACCAGTGCCTGACACATATGAGATACTCATTCATGGCGATCAACAAGTTCCAAACCTCTctcctcttcttctcttcttgcAGCGCGATCCTCTCGAGCGCGCAGTGCCCGTTGAAGTACTTGCAGAACACTGGCCACGCGTCCGCAACCCTGTCGCGGAactcatcgtcgtcctcagGGTGACTCTTGTGGGCTGTGCCTTTTCCCTTGCTGCTGTGGTGATGGCCGGTActgccgccaccacctccgCTGGGGACCTCGAGCGTGGCTGCTAGATTGCCATTGCTGCCAGCAGCAGTGGTCTTTTGTCGTAACCTGCGCTCGATGGCACTCAGGTATAGACTCTCTTTGCCGGTTGCAGTCCGGGCGTCGAGGATAATATGGGGCTGTAAGTGCATGAGGTGCGGCGCGTTGTTGGCGCTCGGATTCTGCGTTTGCTCCGGCTGTGGGCGCCGCGCATGGGCGCTGGCTTTTTCAGCCAGCTCGCGCGCCTGCCGGTCCGCCAGCCTACCTAAACGTGCCTTTTCCGCTGCCTGCTGCGCTGCCGTTGGCGGGGGCTTCGGGGGCTTTTCTGAAGAGGCAGCGAGCGATGCTACCGATGGTGACTGTGCGGAGGTCGGGGATGCAACGGACATGTCGGACTGCTGTGAGGCTGCCGTAGTTGTTCTTGAAAGCAatgtgctgccgctgccaacCTCATCATCGGCCCCGTCCTCGGTCCCATCGGCAATGGACGCCGTGGATGTTTTGcggtttttttccttttccagTTTGTCTTTGTCATGCTCGACTGGCACCGAggtagcagcagcagccgccgctgTTTGACTCGATTTGGCTCTAGTCAACTCCTCAGCCTCGAGGGCGTGCTCAACCTCATAGATGATCTCGGGCCAGACCACGACGTAGGCAAAGGTACAGAGCTGTGTGACCCAGCCGCCACGCATTAGCCAGGCCAGAATTCGCATGTACTCTGCACGGATCGTCTTATTTGGGCAAAAGAACTTGTACGGGCGCGGCGCAGCCGACAGGTCAGTCAAGATGTTGGGCAGTGGTGGGCAGTGTGGAAAGGCGCGGCTGAAGTCCAAGCTAGCGCTGGGCAGCTTAGAGAGATCGCAGTTGGGAGAGAGGATATAAACGTCCCGCGCATGCAATGGAGGGATGGCGATGGCGCGGCGCCAGAAGATAAAATGATGCGCGAAGCGGCGGACCTGGGCCAGGTTTAGCACCTTAGACTGGATGGCGACTTGCTGGAAGCTACAAATTGCGATAGTCCGCACGATTAGTAAGGACGAATCATATGTCTGAACGCAGTTGGCAGGGCTTAGATATAATTAGACTCAGCCTCTTGAAGCAGGAGAACTTACGATAGCGTCGGCTTGGAGTGTCTCATGTACTCTAtcatggccaaggtcgacTCATCCGGATCAGATTGTAACTCGGAAACAATCTTCTTTTCATCATCCATGAGCAGCAAAGCAAAGTCCTTGTCAAGAAAGCCAAGATCCGCGGCATCAACGTCATCGCGCACAAAAGAATTTGCCGTCGTCAACCAGATGCCTGTGGCATCCGGGTCGCCTTGCTGGGGAAGATCTGCAATGTGGAAGGGCATGGGGACCTGGACCGAGTGTGTTACCATACCGTCTTGCGTCTCGAGTTGTAAGACTGCAATCTTGTTTTGGCTGATATTATCATAGACATCCTGCATGGAAGCAGCCAGGGACGATGTGCGTAAGATCTCGTCCCAAAGGGAGGACATCTTGCGTCTTTCTTCCCGGGCCTTATCTTTCAGCGCAAGAATCTTTTTGGACTCCTTCCAGACAAAGTCGTTGCGTTGCTGGCAGTAATTGTATGCCTTGTTCACCTTTCGGATAATGTGTGTATGCATAGTGTCGATGAGCTCGTTGACCTCGCTCTTTTTGGGGTTGAGAAAGAAGACTAGGTTGAACATGGTCATTGAGCTGACCTTGTCATcctgctgctcctcctcttccttgTCACCATTTTTAGCTGTGTCCAAACCGCTGCCGTCCTGAGCATGTGGCGAGAGCCTGGTCGTATCTATTACCGGCCGGATATGGTCCGGGTTAAGGGGAGGGAGCTCGTTGCCATCCTCATCAGTGGCAGATACCATGATGCCTCCCGCCGATATGATACTGCCCTTCCTCTTGGGCTCTtggtccttcttcttcttcttctttttccaaaTGCCATTTTCGGGTACGTGTATTGGATACGATACACAGTATATCGGGTCCAAAGATATCTGAAAGAGCTTTTTGTGATAAGCCTTGCTGGGAGTCAAGATGCTCTCAAGATCCTTAGTCGGAAATCCAGCAACATGCTCCCACGGCACAATCTGGGTACCGGTCTCGGTGATGATGTGCTCGTCCTGGTTCCTGGACATGTACTGTTGGCCCGAGGATGATGCTCCCGTCTCTAGCCCGGAAGGCTCGGGGGTCTCCCTATCGGCCAGGTCGCCGCCCTCATCATAATCATAGGCCCAACCATGGGTGTGTTCCGTGTGCTCGCCTGAATCACCTTCAGCCGCCGCCGTATGATCGCAGCGAGGCGACGTATTCACGTGCGGCGGATAGTGGAAGACTATCTTGGAACCGTCTCGTGTTCGGTTGATGACAAGAGCGACGCCGAGGAAGTTGGAGGGGTTGGGGAGAACTGGCAGGGACATGGCGTCCTATGGAACTACCTTACGGGACtagctaaggtaggtagtgcCTGTCTGTTCCGATGCCAGGTGTCTGGGTTGGTGCTGATCCAGTGCGGTGAAGAACTAATTCCTTGTCCGACTGGCCAGTCCCGCTTCCCAGGCAATCAAGCGGAtcccaacaaaaaaagaaattactGTCGCAGACAAAAGATGGGCCTTGGCATGCATCGAGGCGCGCCTAGGCCTATAAAAGAACAAGACCTGCGTCAAATTCCATCCATTTCAGTTTAAGGGTCTACAGGCAGTAGAAATAAGatgggtctttgtttgatcGCATTATCTATCGACTCGCATGCGCGGGCGAACTTACTGTGAGTACctgggtaaggtaggcagTTAAGGTTGGTACCTGAGGTTGGTACCCGTTGGCAAGGGAAGAAAAGCCAAGGTACTCATGCCATCGATGTATGGCCTTGTGTGCATTTGCACTCCAAGTGCTGATTGCACTTTGGGAAGTTGCGACGATTGAGCGTGCAGCTTAGTTGCGTCTGGCGCTTCACCGCCTGAAATCGATTGTACTTCGTACTGTGGTAGTGTTTTGGACAAGCACATGCAAAAGTCGAGCTCAGCTCAGCTCCTTTGCATTTCGTAGAGCTCACCCCTGTTCGAGGACCCCCACTCAGTGGGCTGCGTCATTACTACTGCGGGGTCTGGAACTCCCGAGTCTTGGCTTAGCGGAAATCACCGCCTAGAATAATTAAGGGGTCGTCGCCACCAGAAAATGTTCTAGACAGAAGAATGCTGAAAGAAGCAAACAATTCAGGCTCAGATCCGGTACTACGTGGTCGCCGTCAGTTGTTGTAGGCAGAATTACATACCAAGCAACACCAGCAGTAATAAAGCATATTTCCAAGCCCCCGTACTCGCATCTGCAAAAGTGCCGCTTGCACAGACCGTTGGAGCTAGCGCCCTGCGCCTTCCTTCGATATTGCAGAGTTCGGTGTGTGCTGGCACGGATGCCGACAACATAGTGTTAGCCCGGTAAGGTGTCCCTTAAGGCGTCATCTGTGCAGCCTTCAATTTAGATGACAGCGCTGCGTTGCACAAGATCGGTGGTTCTTTTTAGTGGCCTGGGCAGGCAACTGTCCGCGTGATCAACGCCTCGCTGGCTTCCGATTCAGTATAACTAGATATAGTAGCCGTCAGTATAAGAAGAAGATGAGCCTCATGTAAAGCACATACATCGGCGAATTAAGCTAGGTAGACAATTGCCTACTGCTGTACAATTGAGCCACCGCCTTATCAGACGGAGTGGAATCCGGTTGCACTTTCACGTGTTAATTGATCCCCTCCCTTCCATTCCTATCCATCCATCCGGATGAATGCTTGTCTTCGCCCACCAAGTCGACCCAATCAAGACTCTCTCTCAACTGTTCCCGCCCATAGACGTCAAGTCTCCCAACATTCATCGAGTCTGGGCAAAAACGCCACGCACAAACCCCATTTTACCTTAATCCCACGActtctacctacctacctacctactccaGCGAgctggaaaaaaaggacggaAAACAAAATCGAAACGTGAAATCCAAAGACGGGGCCGAGTTGTAATCCAACAGAGTTGCGTACTGAGCTACCATACCTAGCTTTACCACAGCTTCCCCACGTCGCCGCGCATACCCACTGAAAACCTTCCTTCTCCGCTCTCGAACCCTATTCTCGCCGCCGTTGCGGCTTTCTTCAACTTCTGATCATCATGGCCAAGTCGGCCGTTGTCGAGGCTAACGGCCACCACACAACCACGGCCAACAATCAATGCAACAACAATGCCATCCCCAAAGACCCCGCTATTGGCCCGGCCCAGTCAGAGAACCACAAAATCCTCTTTCTCAACCTACGATACCGCGGTGACGATGCTGAAACAAGCAATGCCTCTGCCACCGCCCTGATCCAAAAGCTTCGCCCGGACTGGGGCTCTGAGATTGACTTCCGTCGCTTCACGGACGGCATCACCAACACCCTGCTGCAGGCCCGCCCACGGCACGCCGAGCCTCTCCCTGGCGAGTCCCAAGACGACGCCCGCGACCGCGAGGCCATCCTGCTGCGCGCCTACGGCAACGGCACCGACCTCATAATCGACCGCAACCGCGAGGCGCAGAACCACGAGCTGTTGTCAAGGCACCGCCTGGCCCCAGAGCTGCTGGCGCTTTTCGAAAATGGCATGCTCTATCGCTTCATTCGCGGGCGCGTGACGGCGCCCCAGGATTTGCGCCGCCCAGAAATATACAGGGCCGTCGCCCGCCGTCTTGCACAGTGGCACAGCACTATACCTTGCTTGCCCATGCCTaagaagcagcagcaagcTCAAAGTACCACAAACGGCGGTCAAACCCGCATCGACGAGATGGTCCCTGGAAAGTTGCAGCCCAACGTCTGGACCGTCATGCAAAAATGGATTTTGGCCCTGCCGACCGAGACAAGCGCCCAGCGCGAACGCCAGACCAGCTTACAAAAGGAGCTTGACAGGGTAGTGGCTGAGTTTGGCCAGCGTCCGGGTTTGGGCCACGACGGCTTGGTCTTTGCACACTGCGACCTACTCTCGGGTAATGTCATAGTCCTACCGAAGCCTGCCGCGACCGCAAAGAgccctgccgccgccaacTCCGCCGATGTATCGGTGACCTTTATCGACTACGAATACGCAACCCCGTCCCCTGCCGCCTTTGATCTAGCCAACCACTTTGCCGAGTGGGGCGGTTTTGACTGCGACTTCTCGGTGCTGCCAACCAGGGCACAGCGACGCGAATTCATAAGGGAGTACATTCGGGTGTACTTTGGCAACGGGGGTGGTGACGAGGATGACCATGAAGACGCCGCCGAGGACCTTTTTGCTGAGGTAGATGTTTACCGTGGCCTGCCAGGCTTCTATTGGGGCATTTGGGCGCTCATCCAGGCAACCATCTCCACTATCGACTTTGACTACGCTTCATATGCTGAGACGAGGCTGGGCGAGTACTGGGCTTGGAGGGCAGAGCAGGATGGATCGCGCGTCAAAGAGGGTAGGGAGATGCCTTTGCGCGAAAGACGATGGGCACAGGAGGAGTGATTCCCCAAGCCATCTCGATCCGATCAGTATTCCCATCTTTTTGTGCCTCAAGCGGCTTCATTTTACGActccaactttttttttcaggaaTACCTTGGCCAGCACAAGCAGCATTTTAGACCATACCTTTTTTA
The Pyricularia oryzae 70-15 chromosome 1, whole genome shotgun sequence DNA segment above includes these coding regions:
- a CDS encoding ethanolamine kinase; this translates as MAKSAVVEANGHHTTTANNQCNNNAIPKDPAIGPAQSENHKILFLNLRYRGDDAETSNASATALIQKLRPDWGSEIDFRRFTDGITNTLLQARPRHAEPLPGESQDDARDREAILLRAYGNGTDLIIDRNREAQNHELLSRHRLAPELLALFENGMLYRFIRGRVTAPQDLRRPEIYRAVARRLAQWHSTIPCLPMPKKQQQAQSTTNGGQTRIDEMVPGKLQPNVWTVMQKWILALPTETSAQRERQTSLQKELDRVVAEFGQRPGLGHDGLVFAHCDLLSGNVIVLPKPAATAKSPAAANSADVSVTFIDYEYATPSPAAFDLANHFAEWGGFDCDFSVLPTRAQRREFIREYIRVYFGNGGGDEDDHEDAAEDLFAEVDVYRGLPGFYWGIWALIQATISTIDFDYASYAETRLGEYWAWRAEQDGSRVKEGREMPLRERRWAQEE